The Haloarcula sp. H-GB4 genome segment CCCGGAGGACGCGCTCGTAGGACGCACGAGTCCGGTCGCTCTTTCCGTGGTACGTGATATCATCAAGGAAATACCCAACCGGGTCCGATTCGGCGCCCGGTGTGGCTGCATCCGTGCTCATTCGTCTCGAACATACCCCCCGTGTCGCCCGCTGTACTGCACTTTGTTGTCTGACTGCAGTTCCTGCAGTGCGTCCTCGAGTCGCTCCTCGATATCATCGGTCAGCCCTGCGAGCAGGTCGTCCCACTCGTAGTAGTCCCCGTCAGCAAGGATCTCCTGGACCCGGTCTTTCAGCCCCTCACCCCCAGGGGTAGCATCCGGAGAACGGGGTTCCTCGCTATCGCTCTCAGCGGCGTCTGATTCAGTCGTCTCGGACGCTGCTGACTCGAATCCGCTTCGGCCTGCCTGTACCATCGTCCGGACGAACTCGCTTTGACTCATATCCAGTTCCTCAGCGTGGGCCTGCCATTGCTCTTTCTGGTAGGCCGGAATGTACGTCCGAACCGTCGTTCGCTCACTGTCACTGGACACATTTTACTCTCGGATGCCGGGAACTTCAATGTAGTCCCATACTTAGAGATAAAAGCCTTTATTTGGGTGAGTGACACCCTATTTCACCGCAATTTGTCGCCTTACTGACAACTAATTCACGCTTTATCGAAAAATAGGCACATATTCACAAATATAAATACGGGCGCAGATTACTGTACTCTCTCTGGTTAGCCCACCTGCCCAACAAGATTCAGGTGGACGAAAGCAGACTACCGCCTGTTGACAGGGTATCAATATTCGGTTTGGCGCAGTGAACGGCCACGGGGTCGAGTCCAAGACTATACAGGCCTGATCCACTACTCGCCGAAATCAAACCATGGGGTTGGCAGTCTATCCAGTTGCTCAGTCTCACTGATTTCCCTGCACGGTTGGCTCCTTAACCTTCCCACGCTACGTAGCATCCACAGTCCCCCAGATGTGGCATGTGCTACTGAGGCTGGCATCCTCCCGGCGGAGAACGGCGTGGCTTTTCTCCTGGAGCCACAGTTGGTTTAGTGTACCCGGACGCACTATACCGGTCACGCTGGACCGTATTCAGGTCTGTATGCTGGTCTTTGAGACTATGAGGATGTGACCCTCCAACCAGACGTGGTAGCCCCGCTTAACCCCACGAACCGCGTCGTCAGCTCGACTGCCTGCTTTGCGTGCCACTCCAGAACCGTTTCTGACAACGTACGGTCTGCGTGGCCTTCGATATCTACCGGACAGTGAGGTGTGGTCTTGATTCTCCGTCAGCCGGCCTGTGTCTCCCACTGCAGGCACTGCTAACAAGCCCACGCTTCTGACCGAGATACACTGTGTCCAGCCGTTCCTGTCCAGTCGTTCCAGCAGGGCACGACATGGGGATTCTTCGGCGTGGCTGCGGCGTCGGGTCCGCTTCCGAGCAGTTGCCAGAGACGTTCGCTACTGCATTGGCCTTCCCGTAGCCGTCCGCGAGACTCTGTCTTTCTGTGACTCTAAGAGACGCCGTCTCTCGGGCAATTTGGACCGCACTGGGCGCTTTTCCGTCGTCGCACGGAACCGCTGGCCCGACCCACGGCCTTTGTGCAGGTACTGCTCGCCGGTTGCGGTAGTGCAGGCGACAAGAGTGTGGCACTAGGACTCAAAGCGGCCGTTTCGTCGGCCAGTGGCGTCCCGTGCCTTGCCAGAAACAGTCACGGGTTGCAACACTCGACAGGTGCATTCAGTCTCGTCGTGCCATAGGTCCGGCCTGCTTTTTGTCATCGGGATAATGCGGGTCGCCAGCGGTTTCGAGTCGGAGACGCCCGGTGGTTGTACGGTCCTTCAGTTGGCCCCCGATCAGCACCTCAAATCGGACTGCTCGCCTCATTCGACGATGTATGATATGCAGCGAATGCTACCTTTGCGTACACGCCAATCACGATCATTGCCACGGAAGTCCGGCGAGTTCGGTGTCCTGTAACCGACGTATTCGGCTCGTCACAGTACCTGTTCGTATCGAAGAACCCGCACAGCGCTTCGCTGTCTTTGTGTATCATTCGAAGAATGGTACTGCACTGAGAACAGCCCTGTATTGCCTTCAATCTGACCTGTCTCGGCGTGGCCCCGTCACTCTCTCCTGCACACGTAACACATCCCCCAATAGACGGACTTCAGTATAGACGAGCACTAGAGTGCTAAACCGAAACCCTCCTACATTAGCGTGTCGAGGCTGAAGCTAGCGATATGCGCTCCCGACGACACGCGTTCTCTCAGGCGGGTGAGTCCGGTGGCTAACGACGCACTCGTCCTTTTGTTCATGATTGCGATCGTACTGGTAGTCATGGCTGTCACCCTTATTGGCGGGTTCTATCTGGTCAAATACCTCGTCGAGCGTACGTTTAATTCGTGATTTCGTTTCCTTCAATAGTCTATGCGCGTCGATAGTCTGTAGCGGTAATTAACGGAGATTACTGTGGATAGTCCATTTGCTGGTTACTGCTGGTAACCTTGAGACCATCATCACACTGGTCCGCCCAAGACACATAAATTGCATACCGCTATATCAAATAGGTGGGCAGGAAGTTGAGACTATAACGGGTTTAGCGAGGCTGTAATGCGTGTATTTGGACGAATCGCCGAGCGAAAAACCGATCAAGATTAGCTCTCATTCACTGGTTCCTGTTGTATTACTGACTATATTGCCGAATTTCAAAGACTCTCAAGATTGTATCCACTCAGACACCGCCTTACACCCTGATTGAGTCACTCTCTACCCGATTCTTTCCTTCTTTACCAACGTTAGCGTGTTATCTGCCGTCACAATCGGTTGGTGCTCGTACTCTCCGGTCAACTCCACCTGCACGAGTAGATTCACCGCAAGCCAAATCGAGTACAGGAGACACGCAAACGCGAAATAAAAGAATCGCAGCCCGAAATCTTTCGACGCAGTGGCAGCCATGAATCGCTTGATCGATTTGTATCCACTCTCGATCGCCCACCGGTAACCGTACTCAGTGAGGAAGCTACTACCGCGGTTAGACATGAACACTGAGCACTGACCGTGGTCGTCATGCTCAGAATCCTCTTTTCGCCGATAGACCAGCGTCGTCTCGTGCCACTCGTTCTTCCCGAGATGCAGTTTCCTATCGGTTTCATATCGGTCTTGACCCCGCTGGAGCAACCGCTTTGCTTGGGCTTTCTCGCTGGTCTGCATCCGTTTCGGGACGACATATGACAGTCCACGCTGGCTGAGCATCTCCAGAATGTGCTGGCTTCAAACTCCCGATCCATCAACACGTTATCGATGTGGACCAACTCCTCAGCAGAGTTGAGCAGATCCTCGACGATTTCTTTCCGACTCTCGCCCTTCCGTACTGGTCGCGCATCCAGTACGATTGGGACACCGTTCCCGACCAGTTGGACTGTCGCCCACTGGTAGGCGTACTCATCAATCTGCTCTTTCGTCCCGATAAATTTCGTCTAACTAGTAATAGAGAGAACACATTCACCTCTCAGTATCGCTAAGCAGTATGAGTGGACAGTAGTCAGTACAAGGGATCTACTTATCGCGCGCTAAATACTCCCGGATATCAGGCTCCCTACTCCTGACTGGATGAGTTGTCCTCAGATGGCAGTTTGAGTAGAGAGTGTATGCGTTGGCGGACCCGGTTTCGGATCTTTCTTCCGTAGTTCGTGAATACGAGGGTCGCTGCCAGGGAAATCGATGTGGTATGGAGGCCGACTTCCATCCAGGGCGTCAACTTGCGACTGAACACGAGGTTGAAGGCGAGGAGTAGGAGGATATTGAGGGCTATTTCAGCGACGAAGTAACCAGCACTGACTGGAAGTGACGGGTGCCAGCCGGCAGACCAGAGCAGGACAATGACAATTGTACCAAACAACAGCCCAGCACCCATTCGTGAGAAGGGGATGGCAGCCGGAACTGCATCGACCAAGGCGAATCCGAGGGTCCGGAACGACGACCCGACAAGAAACCAGACCAGTAGTAGGTGGCCAAACGAAGGCTTCTCTTCGGAGGTGGGGCTGGCTTCCCGTAGCTCCTCAATGGACTGTCCCATTACACCACCGTCAACACGACTTCCAAAAGAGTATTTGGCTTATCGGGTACACTCCCCGCTCAATACGCACCCTTACTGAACAGTGTTCTCACGGGAAGTCCTGAAATGAAGCGGTAACTCCAGTAAATTCAATGAGTCGGTTGTAGTCAGTACCGGTTATTCGTTGCGCGACTGAGTGGACTCAAAGAACTGCTGAGCCAATACGACTCCAATACCCACAGAAACTGCCGAAACGCTGGTCTCTAAGAAGGTCTGGTCAAGGAGCAGGATTGATGCGAGGACTGAAGAAGCGGCTACGGCCCCGAATAATACGAATCTATTCCGGGGGGAAAGGGGATAATTCACATTCTACACAGCCCTGCATTGGTGTAAAACGCGTTCGATATATACACAATCCTACTGAGTAGCCGGTTCGGTCAACATCTTGCTGAACGAAATCGCGAGAAGATTAGCCCGTATGCATTGAGAGCGCCAGTCTCAACTTCTGGGTGGGGCAGTGGCCTCAGAACTTCGGTAGATGAATTCTACAAATCAGTCGTCCCCATTTTCTCCGGTCGCCACTCCCAGAATCGTCGTCTCGGCGTCAAAATACGTCGGCGCATCAGTGTCGATCTCGAATTCAAGAACGGTTTCAAGGTCACCGGAACCCTCTGCGAGTTGTTCGGCAAGATCAGTATACCCCTCGGTAAGCGTTCGGTATTCGTCCAGTTCTGCTTGTTTCGCCTGGGCTTGCTCCTGCTTGGCCTCTATGTCGGCAACAGTTGCTTCCCCAGCAGTCTCCGGCTGGCCAAGGCCTTCAGTCAACGCCGTACGAGCGTCGGCAGTGTCCTGTTCGATCTCCGCAAGTAAATCTGAAAGCTCTGCACTGCGCTGGTCCAGATGGCCCGCAAGAATCGCAGCCTGGGTTCGACAGTACTCGGCGAGTTCAGCCTGTGAGATATCGCCCGCGTCGTCGTTCATTGCATCAAGTACGACGCCAGTGCGAAAGTCGGTTTCGGTGAAAGCAGTGAAGCGGGTTACTCTTCTTCCTCTTCGCCCAGACTCTGTGACGGACCACCTGAGAAGACGAACTCGTGCTCAGCTTCGGTTTCGAAGCGGTTCAGGATATCACCGAGTGGTTTTGCGTAGCGTTTGAGTTGCTCGGCTCGAGAGGACACTTCGTTGAGCTCTGCAGCCTGTTCTTCGGCTGCGCCGGCAACGGTCTGGGTTTCGGCCATCATCTGGTCACTCGTTTCAGCGGCCGACTGTAGCGTCGTCGCAACCGTCCGGAACCGTTCAAGCGAGTCGCCCAGATTGATGTCCGGATTGTCCGCTTCCAGTTCTTCGAGTGTGTCGACGAGAGTGTCGAGGTCCTCTGAGATGGTCGCGAGACGGTCCTTCTGGTCGTAGGCGTCGTCGGAGATCTTCTGTGTCGATTCGGCGACCTGTTCGGACGCGTCACGGACGGACTCCGCACTCGACAGAACGACGTCTCCGGATTCCGCGACTTCGTCGGCGAAGCTGTTGAGTTGGCCGATAGTCTTTTCGAGTTCGTCGACCATGCCGTTGAATTCGCTGGCGATACGGTCCATCGACTCATTCTCGCCGTCTGTTGCCATCCGTTCAGTGAGGTTTCCAGCGGCCGTCTCCTCCATCACGTCGGAGAACTCCTCGGCCTTCTTCTGGAGGTACTTGTTGACTTCGAGGGCTTCTGCGCGGGAAACTTCCGCTTCCTTCTGTGCGCGCTCGGCCTCATTGATCTGTTCGTTGAGCGCGTCACGCATGTCAGCGAACCCGCTGTACAGGCGGCCGATGTTGTCGATACGACTGGTGGCGATCTCGACCTCAAGATTGCCCTGTCGCATCTGGTCCGTCTTTCGGGTCAGGCGGTCGATCGATGTGGCCGTGTTGTATCCGAGTATTGCACCGACGCCCGCGATGAGCAACACCATCAGCGCCGTCCCAATGAGCCCGTACTGCTGGACGTTCTGGACGAAGCCGAAAACCGCGGAGTTGGGCGCGTGCACGAGAACAACCCAGTCTGTCCCCTGTATCGGTGCATAACCGACCGTGTAGCGTTCGCTGAGCACGTCGGCCGCCGGCATATCAGCGGTGACGCCGGATTGCTGTTCCGAAGACCGGAGATTGTTCGCCTCACCGATTGGTTCGGTGGCGCGGTTGTTCTCGCTGTACGACTGCAGCATGTTCTCACCGAGGCCGCGGCTCCCGTCTCTGGGTTCGTCAATCATGACGACCGCCGATCCGTTGACGACTTGGGTAAACCCGCCTTCAGCCCTGTTGTTCCCTTGAAGCGAGTTCGCGATCTCGTCAAGCGAGTATTCGATGAGGATATACCGGTTCTGCGAGGCAGCGACAGGACTGACGAAGCCGACAACCGGCCCGGAGTTCGTCTGGTACACGTCGGAGACGACCACATCGCTCGCCGTTTCGAAGTTCGCACCGGCAAGCCAGGCCCTGCTCGTCGATTCGAGCGGTGAGTTAGTCAGCACCTGTGAGTTAGATGTGCTGGCGACAACTTGCGATTGGGCGGCATTCCGTTCGACCAGATGGATGTCGGCAGCGTCTGCGGACAAGGCGGCTTTCCGATTGTTGAGTTCGATATCGATATCGTCGGTATCATTACTGGCCCAGACGTCGTCCGAAGAGACGAACTGGGTCGATAGCCGGTTTCGGTCGACCCACTGTGACAGGATGTCTGCTTCCTGTGCAGCGGCGTTTTCGTAGTCACTCAGAACCTGTTGTTCCGTGTAGTTCTTGACTTGCTCTGTCGCGGCAAGGCCGATGAGCCCAACCGACAGCGCCATGACAAAGAGGACGATACCGAATTTGAGTGCGAAGTTTCGCCGGATGAAATCCGGGACGACTGTCGCCAGAATCCCACCGGAGGCGTTCGAATCGTTCTCTGAACTGTCTGGTATCTGTGTATCTCCTGAACTCATACTTAGTTCCCTCCAAGCGAGCAGTTAGCCGCTGGCCCGCTATCGCACGCGTACTGTACATCCGCTGGCTCCCCAACTAGGCCGTAGTAGGTGCCATAGGATTGCTGTATCTCTGATTTTCCTCTCACAACCGGCACTTGACGCGTTGCTTGGTGATCACAGGCCCGGAGCGTCTGCGGTCCAAGACCGGCGTCGTACTCGTGTCCTTCGAGCGCCCCGATGACATCGATCGGATTGAACGTTCCCGCTCGCTCGACTGCGCTGGCGTATTGCAGCGTTTGCGTATATGCGATATGCGCTGCCCCTGCTGGGAGCGCCGATTTCGAGGACCCCGTCGAACTGCCGTACTCCTCGCGGAACGCCTCCCGGAAGGTATTAGATAGCGGCGAGTTGATTGCCGGACTCCAAGCAACAGTTCCGATGACACCCTCGATCGCATCGCCTGCAGTCTGGGCGATATCTCTCGAAGCTAACGGAAGGACAATATTTGACTCCGGGAACTCCTCTCGGAATGCTCTGAGTGCGTTTACCGCGTCAAGACCGCCGAGTCCAAGCACGATTACGTCGAAATCGACTGACTTGATATCCGCTGCGTACTGGGAGTAGTCGCTTGTCCCGACTTGTGCTGTCGTGTCCCAAACAGGAGCCCAGCCGATTTTCCCGAGGGCTCCGTCCATATCATCCCGGAGCGTCCGCCCCCAGTCATTGTCCTGGAAGATCTTGACGTAATTGACATCTTCTCCGAACTCTTTACTGAGGGCCGGGGCCAGCGCCTCGGCCGCCATGCGGTTGTTGAACATCTCGCGGAAGGAGTACCGGTTGCAGTCGGCACCCGTCAGCGAGTTCGCGTTAGCCATCGTCGCCATATACACGACCTGATTCTGCGCGGCAACCTCCTGGTTGGCCAGGCCGGAACTACTGGACGTGCCACCAGCAAGCATAATGGCATCCTCACTATCGACAAGCCGCTGTGCGTTACTCCGGGCGGTATCCGAATTTCCACCCGTGTCTTCGACAACGAACTCGACATCCTTATTCAGAAGCCCGTCACCGTCCAAGGGCGAGTTATACTTCTCGCTTGTTACCCATCCACCACCGTTGTTGATGTGCTTGACCGCGAGTTTGAAACCGCGTAGCTCCTGCTTGCCGGCCGTTGAGTACGCCCCCGAGGAAGCGACGTTGAAGCCGAACGTCACCGAATCCCCGGATACCGGAAAGTTTCCAACTGGAGTTGAGGTCGGCGTCCCGTCCCCATCTGTCACACCCTCGCTGCCACCACAGCCCGCAAGTCCGGCCAGTCCGGCCGCACCAATCGAACGGAGTAGGTTCCGCCTAAAGACCGACGGCCCACCTCCATCTCTCCCTGAATCCATACTGGCGTGTCTAAATTACTATAGCACATAAACTTTTGGAGAAAACTTATACTGTCCATAATCTATACGAAAAATACGATCTAACGCCCTCCGCTCTAGTAAGGTGTGATTAACAGGGCCGTTAGACGACTGGTTCTCCGGGATTTATACCAAGCCAGTGAGCAACGTCGGATATGACGGAGTTAGTTACGTTCGGTGAGACAATGTTACGGTTATCGCCACCTGGTGACGAGCGACTGGAGACCGCAGACCAGTATACCGTCAGGGCGGCTGGCGCGGAGTCAAATGTAGCTGTCGCCGCCCAGCGGCTTGGGCTCGACGCGACGTGGACCTCAAAACTCCCGGAGTCGCCGATCGGTCGTCGAGTCACGGGTGAACTCAGGCACCACGGCGTGTCGGTCGATGTTGCCTGGGACGACTCGGACAGCGCCAGGCAGGGAACCTACTATCTGGAACAGGGCAGTCCACCACGGGGTAACGATGTTATCTACGATCGCCAAAGCGCCAGTGTCACAACTGCCACCCCGGCTGAGCTTCCCACAGAGACCATCGCAGACGCCACAGGGTTCCATACCTCGGGGATCACACCGGCGCTCTCGGAGACGCTTGAATCGACCACTGCTGACCTCCTCTCGCTCGCACAGGACGCCGGCACGACTACGAGCTTTGACCTGAACTACCGATCGAAGCTCTGGACGCCGGCGGAAGCCCGCTCAGTTCTGACTGAGCTGTTCCCGTCTGTCGACGTGCTCGTCGTTGCCGAACGCGATGCGAACGTCGTGTTAGACCGGACCGGCGACGCGGAAACGATTGCCCGGGACCTCGCCGCCGAGTACGGGTTCGAAGCGACAGTGATCACCCGCGGCAGCGATGGGGCGCTCGCGCTTGCTGATGGGACTGTAATGGAGCAACCGACGTTTGAGTCGACCGATGCGCACCCGGTCGGGACTGGCGACTCCTTTGTCGGTGGTTTCCTCTCGCAGTACCTCTCCGGTGGCACCGTTGCAGACGGGCTCGCTTGGGGTGCTGCGACGGCTGCACTCAAACGGACGATCCCGGGCGATATTGCTGTCGTATCCCCAGACGAGATCCGTTCTATTCTTAGTGGCGACATGGAAGCGATTTCGCGGTAGCTACGGCGTCCAGCAAGCTTCTTATCCCTTCGCGGGGAACGACAGAGTATGATTAACTATGAACGCTGTAAACTGTGGCTCCCCGGAGGCCGAGGTCACAATGCGTAGCGCAAAGATCGTCTGTACGCTCGGTCCTGCGTCGGACTCAGTCGACGACATCGCGTCACTTGCAAAGGCCGGTATGTCTGTTGCCAGGCTGAATGCAAGCCACGGCTCGCCGGAACACCGTCGTGAAATGATCGATCGCATCCGCAAGGTCGACGAGGCGGTCGAGGAGCCGGTCGCGGCCATGCTTGACATGCCGGGGCCGGAAGTCCGGACCGCGGAGATCGATGAACCGATTCAGCTCACGGAGGGGTCCACTATCCGGTACGTCGTCGGTGACGATGCGACGCCGGAAGAGGTCGGGCTCTCGCAGTCGATTACAGCAGTTGAGCCGGGCGACCGGGTATTGCTTGACGACGGCCGAATCGAGACCACCGTAGAGCGCGTCGAGGACGACACAGTGTTTGCGACCGTCGAGAACGGCGGCGAGTTGTCCGCCCGCAAAGGCGTCAACGTTCCCGGCGTCGAACTCGACCTGCCGACGATTACGGAAAACGACGAACAAGAACTCGACGTGGCCGCCGAGAAGGAGCCTGATTTCGTGGCCGCCTCGTTTGTCCGTGACGGCGAGGATATCTACGAGATCAGCCAGGCACTCGAAGAGCGCGGTGTCGACATTCCGATCATCGCCAAGATCGAACGGGCCGGAGCTGTCGAAAACCTCGATTCGATCATCGATGAGGCCTATGGTGTGATGGTCGCCCGCGGTGACCTCGGCGTGGAGTGCCCGCTAGAGGATGTCCCGATCATCCAGAAGCGCATCATCCGTCGGTGTCACGAGGCCGGCGTCCCGGTCATCACGGCGACCGAGATGCTCGATTCGATGGTCCACTCCCGGCGGCCGACCCGCGCAGAAGCCTCTGACGTAGCAAACGCAGTGCTTGACGGGACGGACGCAGTGATGCTCTCCGGCGAGACAGCGATCGGTGACCACCCGTCCCGCGTCGTCGAGACGATGGACCGGATCATCCGCGATGTCGAGGGCAGCGAGGAGTACGCCGAGTCCCGCGAACAGCGCGTGCCAAACGCTGGTGATACCCGAACGGACGCGCTCGCGCGCTCAGGTCGGTTCCTCGCACGTGATATCGGGGCGTCGGCGATTGTCGCCGCATCCGAATCCGGGTACACCGCCCTGAAATCGGCAAAGTACCGGCCGTCGATCCCAATCGTCGCATCGACACCAAACGAGCGCGTCCGACGGAAGCTCGCGCTTTCGTGGGGCATCACGCCCGTAACGACTGAGTACACTACCGAAGGGGCCGATGCCGTCATCCAGACGGCTGTTCAGGCCGCTCTCGAAACCGAAGCCGCGGACAGCGGTGACACGGTCGTCGTCCTCTCCGGGATGATGACTGAACTGGAGGGGATGAACACGGCGAATATGCTGAAAGTCCACGTCGCGGCCGAAACGGTCGCCAGCGGTCGGTCAATTGTCGACGGCCTGGTGACCGGCCCTGTCCATCGGCTTTCGGCGGCCCCGCCCCAGGAGTCGCCGGGCGACCTCTCGAACGTCCCCGACGGGGCGATACTGGCGGTTCCGGAAGGGTTCGACGGCGAGTTCGTGGGCGACACCAGCCGTATCGGCGGCATCATTGACGCCCACGAGGGAGTCACGAGCTACGCTGCCATCGTTGCCCGCGAACTCTCGATTCCGATGATATCGAACGCGGACCTGCCTGATGCTGTCTCGGACGGGTCGACCGTCACACTGGATTCCGAGCGCGGTGTCGTCTACGAGGAGTCCGTCGGACGAGAGGACATCTCAGGCAGAGAGCGAGACTACTAACCGCAGTAGAATCTGTGTAGTTAAGTATCGGTGGGGCAACCCTTCGACCAGCATGGGCGCTTACGCAGGGGTCGACCTCGGAGCGACACATATTCGCGCTGTTATCGGTGATGAGACGGGCTCGATAGTCTCGTCACACAAAACTGAAACACCACGTGGACCGGCAGGTATTGCGGTCACGGAGGCGGTCCTCGATGCGATCCGGCAGGCCTGTGACGCCGCCGACATCGCCCCCACAGACGTGGTTGCCGCCGGTATCGGATCCTTCGGCCCGATGGATCTGGCCGAAGGCGTCGTGGAAAACCCAGCGAACCTTCCCGACACCATCGACCGGATTCC includes the following:
- a CDS encoding DUF5805 domain-containing protein, producing MSSDSERTTVRTYIPAYQKEQWQAHAEELDMSQSEFVRTMVQAGRSGFESAASETTESDAAESDSEEPRSPDATPGGEGLKDRVQEILADGDYYEWDDLLAGLTDDIEERLEDALQELQSDNKVQYSGRHGGYVRDE
- a CDS encoding HAMP domain-containing protein; protein product: MSSGDTQIPDSSENDSNASGGILATVVPDFIRRNFALKFGIVLFVMALSVGLIGLAATEQVKNYTEQQVLSDYENAAAQEADILSQWVDRNRLSTQFVSSDDVWASNDTDDIDIELNNRKAALSADAADIHLVERNAAQSQVVASTSNSQVLTNSPLESTSRAWLAGANFETASDVVVSDVYQTNSGPVVGFVSPVAASQNRYILIEYSLDEIANSLQGNNRAEGGFTQVVNGSAVVMIDEPRDGSRGLGENMLQSYSENNRATEPIGEANNLRSSEQQSGVTADMPAADVLSERYTVGYAPIQGTDWVVLVHAPNSAVFGFVQNVQQYGLIGTALMVLLIAGVGAILGYNTATSIDRLTRKTDQMRQGNLEVEIATSRIDNIGRLYSGFADMRDALNEQINEAERAQKEAEVSRAEALEVNKYLQKKAEEFSDVMEETAAGNLTERMATDGENESMDRIASEFNGMVDELEKTIGQLNSFADEVAESGDVVLSSAESVRDASEQVAESTQKISDDAYDQKDRLATISEDLDTLVDTLEELEADNPDINLGDSLERFRTVATTLQSAAETSDQMMAETQTVAGAAEEQAAELNEVSSRAEQLKRYAKPLGDILNRFETEAEHEFVFSGGPSQSLGEEEEE
- a CDS encoding ABC transporter substrate-binding protein, with translation MTFGFNVASSGAYSTAGKQELRGFKLAVKHINNGGGWVTSEKYNSPLDGDGLLNKDVEFVVEDTGGNSDTARSNAQRLVDSEDAIMLAGGTSSSSGLANQEVAAQNQVVYMATMANANSLTGADCNRYSFREMFNNRMAAEALAPALSKEFGEDVNYVKIFQDNDWGRTLRDDMDGALGKIGWAPVWDTTAQVGTSDYSQYAADIKSVDFDVIVLGLGGLDAVNALRAFREEFPESNIVLPLASRDIAQTAGDAIEGVIGTVAWSPAINSPLSNTFREAFREEYGSSTGSSKSALPAGAAHIAYTQTLQYASAVERAGTFNPIDVIGALEGHEYDAGLGPQTLRACDHQATRQVPVVRGKSEIQQSYGTYYGLVGEPADVQYACDSGPAANCSLGGN
- the kdgK1 gene encoding bifunctional 2-dehydro-3-deoxygluconokinase/2-dehydro-3-deoxygalactonokinase; translated protein: MTELVTFGETMLRLSPPGDERLETADQYTVRAAGAESNVAVAAQRLGLDATWTSKLPESPIGRRVTGELRHHGVSVDVAWDDSDSARQGTYYLEQGSPPRGNDVIYDRQSASVTTATPAELPTETIADATGFHTSGITPALSETLESTTADLLSLAQDAGTTTSFDLNYRSKLWTPAEARSVLTELFPSVDVLVVAERDANVVLDRTGDAETIARDLAAEYGFEATVITRGSDGALALADGTVMEQPTFESTDAHPVGTGDSFVGGFLSQYLSGGTVADGLAWGAATAALKRTIPGDIAVVSPDEIRSILSGDMEAISR
- the pyk gene encoding pyruvate kinase, which gives rise to MRSAKIVCTLGPASDSVDDIASLAKAGMSVARLNASHGSPEHRREMIDRIRKVDEAVEEPVAAMLDMPGPEVRTAEIDEPIQLTEGSTIRYVVGDDATPEEVGLSQSITAVEPGDRVLLDDGRIETTVERVEDDTVFATVENGGELSARKGVNVPGVELDLPTITENDEQELDVAAEKEPDFVAASFVRDGEDIYEISQALEERGVDIPIIAKIERAGAVENLDSIIDEAYGVMVARGDLGVECPLEDVPIIQKRIIRRCHEAGVPVITATEMLDSMVHSRRPTRAEASDVANAVLDGTDAVMLSGETAIGDHPSRVVETMDRIIRDVEGSEEYAESREQRVPNAGDTRTDALARSGRFLARDIGASAIVAASESGYTALKSAKYRPSIPIVASTPNERVRRKLALSWGITPVTTEYTTEGADAVIQTAVQAALETEAADSGDTVVVLSGMMTELEGMNTANMLKVHVAAETVASGRSIVDGLVTGPVHRLSAAPPQESPGDLSNVPDGAILAVPEGFDGEFVGDTSRIGGIIDAHEGVTSYAAIVARELSIPMISNADLPDAVSDGSTVTLDSERGVVYEESVGREDISGRERDY